Proteins encoded by one window of Sorex araneus isolate mSorAra2 chromosome 3, mSorAra2.pri, whole genome shotgun sequence:
- the LOC129403654 gene encoding 60S ribosomal protein L37a-like, protein MAKHTKKVGIVGKYGTRYGASLRKMVKKIEISHMPSTCMYSFCGKTKMKRRAVGIWHCGSCMKTVTGGTWPYDTTSAVTVKSAIRRLKELKDQ, encoded by the coding sequence ATGGCTAAACACACCAAGAAGGTGGGGATCGTGGGTAAGTACGGGACTCGATACGGCGCCTCTCTCCGGAAGATGGTGAAGAAGATCgagatcagccacatgccaagTACATGTATGTACTCCTTCTGCGGCAAGACCAAGATGAAGAGACGAGCCGTGGGCATTTGGCACTGTGGTTCCTGCATGAAAACTGTCACCGGGGGCACCTGGCCCTACGATACCACTTCTGCTGTCACAGTCAAATCTGCCATCAGAAGACTGAAGGAATTGAAAGACCAGTAG